In Providencia hangzhouensis, the DNA window CTCGTTTAACAGAACGTTTTCATCAGCATGCAGAGCAAGGGGGGATTATTTTGTTTACCTCCCACCAAGCGATGTCAGGGCAATTTGGTTCACTAAAACTGACGGGTGGGGTTGAATCATGTTTTGGTTATTAATTAAAAGAGAGCTTAAAATTGCGTTTCGAGGTTTTTCTGAGCTCGTTAATCCGCTATGGTTTTTCTTAATTGTTATCACACTATTTCCCTTGAGTATTGGTCCTGAACCTCAATTATTAGCGCGCATTGCGGTTGGGGTGTTTTGGGTTGCGGCCATTTTATCTTCACTATTATCACTAGAGCGTTTATTTAAGGATGACTACCTTGATGGCTCCCTTGAGCAACTGTTACTCGCACCGCATCCTTTATTTATCACTGTATTTGCGAAGGTGATTGCCCACTGGTTAGTCACAGGGCTGCCCTTGATCTTGTTATCCCCTGTTGCGGCATTAATGTTGTCTTTTAGCGCAGACACACTATTTGTATTAGCAGGGACATTATTATTGGGCACACCTGTATTGAGTTTTATTGGGGCGATTGGTGCAGCATTAACCGTTTCCTTAAAAAAAGGCGGTGTCTTGGTGAGCTTGCTTGTTTTACCGCTGTATATTCCTGTGCTGATTTATGCAACAGGTACGATGGAAGCCCACAGCTTTAAAATGCCTCTCGATGGCTATTTTGCCATTCTTGCCGCGTTATTTGCCGCCAGTATTACTTTTTCTCCTCTCGCTATCGCCGCTGCGCTGAAGCTTAATATTAGCAATAGCTAATTATTTTTCTCTCGTCAAAATAGATAACAAGAGCAAATTAATTTTTGCCTTGTTATCTATTGTCGGTTCAGAATTGAAATATAATAATTACTTATACATTTAACGGGTGTTTTTTCTTAAGATTTCATTTTATTCAACTAGTTAATGGGCTTTATTTGTGTTTTTGATACAAATAAAGGTAAGTTTTATAAAAATCGCATTGAACTCAAATAATTTATTTAAATTGCTACCGTTTTATATTGTTTATTACAAAAAATATTTTTATGTTAAATTATAATCATAATATATGAAGTTAGATGAGTTATAAAAAAGCTTAAATGAGTGTGATTGTAATTTGACTTAAGGTATATGAAGTTTCGTATATTACTTTATCTCAAACCAATACAATTAATAATTCTAATGATTTTAAAACGTAATTTTAGCTATAGATCGATTTTGCTTACCTTTTGTCTCCCTATGGTAGCCAAGCGGGCGGTGGTTCACTGAGTCTCAATGCCAGCAAAACCGAGATG includes these proteins:
- the ccmB gene encoding heme exporter protein CcmB, which gives rise to MFWLLIKRELKIAFRGFSELVNPLWFFLIVITLFPLSIGPEPQLLARIAVGVFWVAAILSSLLSLERLFKDDYLDGSLEQLLLAPHPLFITVFAKVIAHWLVTGLPLILLSPVAALMLSFSADTLFVLAGTLLLGTPVLSFIGAIGAALTVSLKKGGVLVSLLVLPLYIPVLIYATGTMEAHSFKMPLDGYFAILAALFAASITFSPLAIAAALKLNISNS